One window from the genome of Nocardioides conyzicola encodes:
- a CDS encoding HAMP domain-containing sensor histidine kinase has protein sequence MAVSRVPWRRSLLVRIVAVGGLIALVAVAAATWATVRATTVAVRDAQQSSLHAEARIYDELVGYAATHRDWSGARSLVRTLAREADRQVTVTDGSGRVLVDSAGEQDRRSPAQARATLDPLAVDPVLLAGADAVIEPAPAETGPVACGAGSCRRWVVDPSAPMDDRVVPHAPGPTDAQTAGIAATDRSRKWLALVDQVDRCLGRAGLRPSSGVTDTFGVIVTQARRHGAVAACAEQARRSWYDGRVAAPALLFVSGEAGSAEVFWDFSRDSQQRIVVLAGGVVLVVLALCLVFGGSLVRPLRRMAVAAHRAGDGDLDARVPHRRSDEIGEVARAFNQMADRRQQLEEARRRMVSDVSHELRTPLANVRGWLEAVQDGLAEPDERLVASLHEETLHLQRLVDDLHDLSLGDAGELRLEPVDIGLVAFLEQVADGFRGAAGSASVAVRVEAEPDATVRADPVRMRQAVGNLVANAVRHTPPGGVVTLRGRTGVIEVADTGAGIPAEELPHVFDRFRRADAARSRTTGGSGLGLAIVRQIVEAHGGLITLDSEVGAGTTARIALP, from the coding sequence GTGGCCGTCTCGCGGGTGCCGTGGCGCCGCAGCCTGCTCGTCCGGATCGTCGCGGTCGGCGGACTGATCGCGCTGGTCGCCGTCGCCGCGGCCACCTGGGCGACCGTGCGGGCCACGACCGTCGCCGTGCGCGACGCCCAGCAGAGCTCGCTCCACGCCGAGGCACGGATCTACGACGAGCTGGTCGGCTACGCCGCCACCCATCGCGACTGGTCGGGTGCGCGCAGCCTGGTCCGCACGCTGGCTCGCGAGGCGGACCGGCAGGTGACGGTCACCGACGGGTCGGGACGCGTGCTCGTCGACTCCGCGGGAGAGCAGGACCGGCGCTCGCCCGCGCAGGCGCGGGCGACCCTCGACCCCCTGGCCGTGGATCCGGTCCTGCTGGCCGGTGCCGACGCCGTGATCGAACCGGCGCCGGCCGAGACCGGTCCGGTGGCCTGCGGCGCCGGGAGCTGTCGTCGCTGGGTGGTCGACCCCTCGGCGCCGATGGACGACCGGGTCGTGCCCCACGCGCCCGGGCCGACGGACGCGCAGACGGCGGGCATCGCGGCCACGGACCGGTCCCGGAAGTGGCTCGCGCTCGTCGACCAGGTCGACCGGTGCCTCGGGCGCGCGGGGCTGCGGCCGTCGAGTGGCGTGACCGACACCTTCGGCGTGATCGTCACCCAGGCGCGCCGCCACGGCGCGGTGGCCGCCTGCGCCGAGCAGGCGCGCCGCAGCTGGTACGACGGACGCGTGGCGGCGCCCGCGCTGCTGTTCGTCAGTGGGGAGGCCGGGTCGGCCGAGGTCTTCTGGGACTTCTCCCGCGACAGCCAGCAGCGCATCGTGGTGCTGGCCGGCGGGGTGGTGCTGGTGGTGCTGGCCCTCTGCCTGGTGTTCGGCGGCAGCCTGGTCCGACCGCTGCGTCGGATGGCGGTGGCCGCCCACCGGGCCGGCGACGGCGACCTGGACGCACGGGTGCCGCACCGGCGCAGCGACGAGATCGGTGAGGTCGCCCGCGCGTTCAACCAGATGGCCGACCGCCGGCAACAGCTCGAGGAGGCCCGCCGCCGGATGGTCAGCGACGTCTCGCACGAGCTGCGCACCCCGCTGGCCAACGTCCGCGGCTGGCTCGAGGCGGTGCAGGACGGCCTGGCCGAGCCCGACGAGCGGCTGGTGGCGAGCCTGCACGAGGAGACGCTGCACCTGCAGCGGCTGGTCGACGACCTGCACGACCTCAGCCTCGGCGACGCGGGGGAGCTGCGCCTCGAGCCGGTCGACATCGGCCTCGTCGCGTTCCTCGAGCAGGTGGCGGACGGCTTCCGGGGCGCGGCCGGGTCGGCGAGCGTCGCCGTACGCGTGGAGGCGGAGCCGGACGCGACCGTGCGCGCCGACCCCGTGCGGATGCGGCAGGCGGTGGGCAACCTGGTGGCGAACGCGGTCCGGCACACCCCACCCGGCGGCGTGGTCACCCTGCGGGGACGGACCGGCGTCATCGAGGTCGCCGACACGGGCGCGGGCATCCCGGCCGAGGAGCTGCCCCACGTGTTCGACCGGTTCCGGAGAGCCGACGCCGCGCGCAGCCGGACGACGGGTGGCAGTGGTCTGGGGCTGGCGATCGTGCGCCAGATCGTCGAGGCGCACGGCGGGCTCATCACCCTCGACAGCGAGGTCGGTGCCGGGACGACGGCGCGGATAGCCCTCCCGTGA